In Spirochaetota bacterium, one genomic interval encodes:
- a CDS encoding DUF6671 family protein translates to MDFFSGRKAVIATKHKKEEVIAPIFENELGLICVVPKDLDTDKLGTFSGEVEREDDPFTTLRKKCRMAIDASGINVAIANEGSFGAHPAMFFAHANDELVMLMDKENGIEIIERELSLNTNFDGKDIKSEDELIEFANKIGFPSHGIILKKGKNNYTGIIKESGTIEELTKNYHVIKNEDGTAYIETDMRAMFNPTRMKIIEQAAIKLVNKIKSFCPNCSTPGFGVEDAVKGLPCEMCGLPTRSTLKHIYRCQICNFQMGKEFPFKKQVENPQYCDFCNP, encoded by the coding sequence ATGGATTTTTTTAGTGGAAGAAAAGCGGTTATCGCAACCAAGCACAAGAAAGAGGAAGTAATCGCCCCAATTTTTGAAAATGAGCTGGGGCTGATTTGCGTTGTACCAAAAGATTTGGATACGGATAAGCTGGGGACATTCTCGGGAGAAGTGGAAAGGGAAGATGACCCCTTTACTACTTTGCGAAAAAAATGCCGAATGGCCATTGATGCAAGCGGAATAAATGTGGCCATAGCAAATGAAGGCTCTTTTGGTGCTCATCCTGCCATGTTTTTTGCACACGCAAACGATGAACTTGTTATGCTGATGGATAAAGAAAACGGTATTGAAATTATTGAAAGGGAACTAAGCTTAAACACAAATTTCGATGGAAAGGATATAAAATCTGAAGATGAACTTATTGAATTTGCCAACAAAATTGGATTTCCTTCGCACGGAATTATTTTAAAGAAAGGCAAAAATAACTACACAGGCATAATAAAAGAAAGCGGGACGATTGAAGAACTAACTAAAAACTATCATGTAATAAAAAATGAAGATGGCACAGCCTATATTGAGACAGATATGCGGGCAATGTTCAACCCTACCCGTATGAAAATTATAGAGCAGGCAGCGATAAAGCTCGTCAATAAAATTAAATCGTTTTGCCCAAATTGCAGCACTCCCGGCTTTGGAGTTGAGGATGCAGTAAAAGGTTTGCCCTGCGAAATGTGTGGTTTGCCCACAAGGTCAACACTCAAACATATTTATCGTTGCCAGATATGCAATTTCCAAATGGGAAAAGAATTTCCTTTTAAAAAACAGGTTGAAAACCCGCAATATTGCGATTTTTGTAACCCTTGA
- a CDS encoding TetR/AcrR family transcriptional regulator, with amino-acid sequence MTLKDRIIDESLKLFSVKGYINTSTTDIITAAGTSKGGFYNHFKTKEELFTTALSRARKIWREKNLAGLDDDMHPIDRLQKLLENYRDRYLADAHTFPGGCVFMTFAVELAGQSPDLAAEVNEGFVRLRRMIRRNLDEGKTAGQVDPAADTARITEIVFSGLMGACVMFNLNHSRRNLNASIRSLIQTLRQVRRDGGAAAKKPRGKQRNRRA; translated from the coding sequence ATGACCCTCAAAGACCGCATTATCGACGAATCCCTCAAGCTCTTCTCCGTAAAGGGTTATATCAACACCTCCACGACCGATATCATCACCGCGGCCGGCACCTCCAAGGGCGGCTTCTATAACCATTTCAAAACCAAGGAAGAGCTCTTCACCACGGCCCTCTCGCGCGCCCGGAAGATATGGCGCGAAAAAAACCTTGCCGGGCTGGATGACGACATGCACCCGATCGACCGGCTCCAGAAGCTCCTGGAAAACTACCGCGACCGCTACCTGGCCGACGCGCACACCTTCCCCGGCGGCTGCGTCTTCATGACCTTCGCCGTGGAGCTCGCCGGGCAGAGCCCCGATCTCGCCGCGGAGGTCAACGAGGGCTTCGTACGGCTCAGACGCATGATAAGGCGCAACCTCGACGAAGGCAAAACCGCCGGCCAGGTCGACCCGGCGGCCGATACGGCCCGCATAACCGAGATCGTCTTCTCGGGTCTCATGGGGGCCTGCGTCATGTTCAATCTCAATCATTCCCGCCGCAATCTGAACGCGTCCATACGGTCGCTGATACAGACCCTGCGCCAAGTACGACGCGACGGCGGCGCGGCCGCGAAAAAGCCGCGCGGAAAACAGCGAAACCGGCGGGCGTAA
- a CDS encoding transcriptional repressor gives MKLKRKRSRQRERILELIQASVNHPTAQAIHEILKKEIKSLSMGTVYRNIRILMEQGLIASRNFGDGVEHLDPITQSHYHFICNRCKSVSDFTMPFQESINKKAQKISKNTITGHTIQFYGICKKCKNQKKEDTDERDG, from the coding sequence ATGAAACTCAAACGCAAAAGGAGCAGACAGCGCGAAAGAATACTCGAACTGATACAGGCGAGCGTGAATCACCCGACCGCGCAGGCTATCCATGAAATACTGAAAAAAGAAATTAAATCTCTCAGCATGGGGACAGTGTACAGGAACATCCGTATATTGATGGAACAGGGACTGATAGCGAGCCGGAATTTTGGCGACGGCGTCGAACATCTTGACCCGATCACCCAGAGTCATTATCATTTTATATGTAACAGGTGCAAATCCGTCAGCGATTTCACCATGCCGTTCCAGGAATCCATAAACAAGAAAGCCCAAAAAATATCGAAGAACACCATAACGGGCCATACGATCCAGTTTTACGGTATTTGTAAAAAATGCAAAAACCAGAAAAAGGAGGACACTGATGAGCGAGATGGATAG
- a CDS encoding YhdH/YhfP family quinone oxidoreductase, with protein sequence MEPKKFKALVVREGADDAFGRGIEERTTDQLPAGELLVEVRYSSLNYKDMLSATGNRGVTKKYPHTPGIDAAGVVVACDDGAFRPGDEVIVTSYDLGMNTSGGFGRYIRVPSAWALPRPSGLSLREAMVYGTAGLTAGLSVSRLLGWGVSPGRGDILVTGAAGGVGSMALSILSHLGFSVVALQGSAGADDLLKKCGASAILDPAEAVDAPARPLFKERYAGCVDTIGGPVLAYGLKSVVAGGAATCCGNIVPELPVTVYPFILRGVSLFGIDSQNCPMDLRREVWGLLAGAWKFPWLSDMASETTLGGLEERFTAMKAGTHRGRTVVALK encoded by the coding sequence ATGGAACCGAAGAAATTCAAGGCCCTGGTGGTGCGCGAGGGCGCCGACGACGCGTTTGGGCGCGGCATCGAGGAGCGTACAACGGACCAGCTACCGGCGGGCGAGCTGCTGGTGGAGGTCCGCTACTCATCGCTCAACTACAAGGACATGCTCTCGGCCACGGGAAACCGCGGCGTCACAAAAAAGTATCCGCACACGCCGGGCATCGACGCGGCGGGCGTCGTGGTGGCGTGCGACGACGGCGCGTTCAGGCCCGGCGATGAGGTCATCGTCACCAGCTACGACCTGGGCATGAACACCTCCGGAGGCTTCGGCCGCTACATCCGGGTGCCCTCGGCGTGGGCGCTGCCCCGGCCTTCGGGGCTGTCGCTTCGCGAGGCCATGGTCTACGGCACCGCGGGCCTCACGGCGGGGCTTTCGGTGAGCCGGCTGCTCGGCTGGGGGGTTTCTCCGGGCCGCGGCGATATTCTCGTAACCGGCGCCGCGGGAGGCGTGGGGAGCATGGCGCTTTCCATCCTTTCCCACCTCGGCTTTTCGGTCGTCGCGCTTCAGGGGAGCGCCGGCGCCGACGACCTGCTCAAAAAGTGCGGCGCCTCCGCCATACTCGATCCGGCCGAGGCGGTCGATGCGCCCGCGCGGCCGCTTTTCAAAGAGCGTTATGCGGGATGTGTCGACACCATCGGGGGCCCGGTGCTGGCCTACGGCCTCAAGTCGGTCGTTGCCGGCGGCGCGGCCACCTGCTGCGGGAACATCGTGCCCGAGCTTCCCGTCACGGTCTATCCGTTCATTCTGCGCGGAGTCTCGCTCTTCGGCATCGATTCGCAGAACTGCCCCATGGACCTGCGGCGCGAGGTCTGGGGCCTGCTCGCGGGCGCGTGGAAGTTCCCCTGGCTTTCCGACATGGCCTCGGAAACCACGCTCGGCGGGCTCGAGGAAAGATTTACGGCAATGAAGGCCGGAACGCACCGCGGGCGCACCGTGGTCGCTCTGAAATAA
- the purE gene encoding 5-(carboxyamino)imidazole ribonucleotide mutase has protein sequence MERKLISIVMGSDSDLPVMKQAAEMLDIFGIGYEIDIVSAHRTPEKLYEFASNAHKRGILAIIAGAGGAAHLPGMVAAISPLPIIGVPIKSSNSIDGWDSVLSILQMPGGVPVATVSLNGAKNAGILAAQIVSAKDDTIRDKIIQYKQELKEQVIEKSKKLKT, from the coding sequence ATGGAAAGAAAGTTAATAAGCATTGTAATGGGTTCAGATTCTGATTTACCCGTAATGAAACAGGCGGCTGAAATGCTAGACATATTTGGAATCGGATATGAAATTGATATAGTTTCGGCGCACCGTACACCCGAGAAACTATATGAATTTGCATCAAATGCACACAAGCGAGGTATTTTGGCAATAATTGCGGGAGCAGGTGGTGCAGCACATTTGCCCGGAATGGTTGCGGCTATATCGCCATTACCTATAATTGGTGTGCCAATAAAATCGAGCAATTCCATTGACGGTTGGGATTCTGTTCTATCCATTTTGCAGATGCCAGGCGGAGTACCGGTTGCAACAGTATCACTTAACGGAGCAAAAAATGCAGGAATTCTTGCGGCTCAAATTGTGTCAGCAAAAGATGACACAATTCGGGATAAGATCATACAATACAAACAGGAACTAAAAGAGCAAGTAATTGAAAAATCAAAAAAATTGAAAACGTAG